The following proteins come from a genomic window of Girardinichthys multiradiatus isolate DD_20200921_A chromosome 8, DD_fGirMul_XY1, whole genome shotgun sequence:
- the LOC124873163 gene encoding ATP synthase subunit e, mitochondrial-like — MTGSLCMSRSIMAPPVAVSPLIKTARWSALLIGMLYGKQRFDHLKPIAEEERRVEEAEKKLREEQERIYKQLSEASSDTILK; from the exons ATGACAGGAAGTCTCTGTATGTCCAGATCCATCATGGCTCCTCCAGTCGCAGTGTCACCGCTAATCAAG ACGGCCAGATGGTCTGCCCTGCTGATCGGTATGCTCTATGGGAAGCAGAGGTTTG ATCACCTGAAGCCTATTGCTGAAGAGGAGAGGAGAGTTGAGGAGGCAGAGAAGAAGCTCAGAGAGGAGCAGGAGCGCATCTACAAGCAACTGTCAGAAG CAAGTTCTGACACCATCCTCAAATGA